One window from the genome of Pseudonocardia hierapolitana encodes:
- a CDS encoding cupin domain-containing protein, which yields MTTEAPTTHVETELEELYRDLDAVDLQPLWTITEQLLTPIPRPRSVPWLWSHATMKPLARRAIRLVPVERGGERRVLSLRNPGLGGLPYAVGTLWGALQCLGPRETAPAHRHSPGAIRFVLEGEGVYTTVDGDACDMHPGDLVLTPSMNWHDHVNSGDGEMFWFDGLDLPMVAALDSIFFEPYPGPGENQPEPAEHNASERTYAGGTRHVDGAVTDALSPAHSKLMVYRWADTSAQLDRLAAASDEPVVSVEYADPETGASVMPTLACSAQRVRAGGRSLPVRRTGNAVHVVFAGHGSSVIEGQRFDWGPGDMFAVPSWAAAEHASDEQAELFVLSDAPVLRALGLYREETLPAAQPVTSVFTPRENP from the coding sequence ATGACGACAGAAGCACCGACCACTCACGTCGAGACCGAGCTGGAGGAGCTCTACCGCGACCTCGACGCCGTCGACCTCCAGCCGCTCTGGACGATCACCGAACAGCTGCTGACCCCGATCCCACGGCCGCGGTCCGTGCCGTGGCTGTGGTCGCACGCCACGATGAAGCCACTCGCCCGCCGCGCGATCCGGCTCGTGCCGGTGGAGCGCGGTGGCGAGCGGCGCGTGCTCAGCCTGCGCAATCCCGGGCTCGGCGGCCTGCCCTACGCCGTCGGCACGCTGTGGGGGGCGCTGCAGTGCCTGGGCCCGCGCGAGACCGCGCCCGCCCACCGCCACTCGCCGGGCGCCATCCGGTTCGTGCTGGAGGGCGAGGGCGTCTACACGACCGTCGACGGCGACGCCTGCGACATGCACCCCGGCGACCTGGTGCTCACGCCGTCGATGAACTGGCACGACCACGTCAACAGCGGCGACGGGGAGATGTTCTGGTTCGACGGGCTCGACCTGCCGATGGTCGCCGCGCTCGACAGCATCTTCTTCGAGCCCTACCCCGGCCCCGGGGAGAACCAGCCGGAGCCCGCCGAGCACAACGCCTCCGAACGCACCTACGCGGGCGGCACCCGCCACGTCGACGGGGCCGTGACAGACGCGCTCAGCCCGGCCCACTCCAAGCTGATGGTGTACCGGTGGGCCGACACCTCGGCACAGCTCGACCGGCTGGCCGCGGCCTCTGACGAGCCGGTCGTGTCGGTCGAGTACGCCGACCCGGAGACCGGTGCGAGCGTCATGCCCACGCTCGCGTGCTCGGCGCAGCGGGTCCGGGCGGGCGGCCGGAGCCTGCCGGTGCGGCGCACCGGCAACGCCGTGCACGTCGTGTTCGCAGGCCACGGCTCGTCCGTGATCGAGGGGCAGCGCTTCGACTGGGGACCCGGCGACATGTTCGCCGTGCCGTCCTGGGCGGCGGCCGAGCACGCGTCGGACGAGCAGGCGGAGCTCTTCGTGCTCTCCGACGCTCCCGTGCTGCGCGCGCTCGGCCTCTACCGGGAGGAGACGCTCCCGGCCGCCCAACCCGTCACGTCCGTGTTTACGCCCCGGGAGAACCCGTGA
- the kdpA gene encoding potassium-transporting ATPase subunit KdpA, whose amino-acid sequence MSVTTAGLLQLGVLLVLLAVVYVPLGNYLAAVYTSGEHWRVEKAVYRVVGVDPDAEQRWTGYAAALLAFSFLSIVLLYLLQRLQGLLPLGLGRGAVEPGTAFNTAVSFVTNTNWQSYVPETVMGHLVQMAGLTVQNFVSAAVGMSVAVALVRGFVRSSSDRIGNFWVDLVRGTVRVLLPISIVAAIVLVALGVTMSLRAGVDVTGVDGSQSTIALAPTASQEAIKELGTNGGGIFNANSAHPFENPNGISNLLEIFLLLVIPVCLTRAFGVMVRDTRQGHVLLAVMGVLWGGLLAVAWWAETHPNGPAALLAGAATEGKEVRFGVPSSVLFAVSTTGTSTGAVNSLHDSYTGLGGGVVLLNMLLGEVAPGGVGAGLYGILVLAVIAVFLAGLMVGRTPEYLGKKLGRAQVTAAAIAILAMPTVVLLGAGAALAQPGELESALANTGEHGLSEVLYAYASAGNNNGSAFAGLTVTSPFFQSTLGLAMLFGRFVPILAVLALAGSLAAQKRVEPGAGTLPTNGPLFGVLVGGTVVLVAALTFFPALALGPIAEALA is encoded by the coding sequence ATGTCCGTCACGACGGCCGGGCTGCTGCAGCTCGGCGTTCTCCTCGTGCTCCTCGCCGTGGTGTACGTCCCGTTGGGCAACTACCTCGCTGCCGTCTACACCAGCGGCGAGCACTGGCGGGTCGAGAAGGCCGTCTACCGGGTGGTCGGAGTGGACCCCGACGCCGAGCAGCGCTGGACCGGGTACGCCGCGGCACTGCTGGCGTTCTCGTTCCTGTCGATCGTGCTGCTCTACCTGCTGCAACGGCTGCAGGGGCTGCTCCCGCTCGGCCTGGGCCGCGGGGCCGTCGAGCCCGGCACCGCGTTCAACACGGCGGTGTCGTTCGTGACGAACACGAACTGGCAGTCCTACGTGCCCGAGACGGTCATGGGCCACCTCGTGCAGATGGCCGGCCTGACCGTGCAGAACTTCGTGTCGGCCGCGGTCGGCATGTCGGTGGCGGTGGCGCTGGTGCGCGGGTTCGTCCGCTCCTCGAGCGACCGGATCGGCAACTTCTGGGTCGACCTCGTCCGGGGAACCGTCCGCGTGCTGCTCCCCATCTCGATCGTCGCGGCGATCGTCCTGGTCGCGCTCGGCGTGACGATGAGCCTGCGGGCCGGGGTCGACGTCACCGGCGTGGACGGCAGCCAGAGCACGATCGCGCTCGCGCCGACCGCCTCGCAGGAGGCGATCAAGGAGCTGGGCACGAACGGCGGTGGGATCTTCAACGCCAACTCGGCGCACCCGTTCGAGAACCCGAACGGCATCTCGAACCTGCTGGAGATCTTCCTGCTGCTCGTGATCCCGGTGTGCCTCACCCGCGCGTTCGGCGTGATGGTGCGCGACACGCGCCAGGGCCATGTGCTGCTCGCGGTGATGGGCGTGCTCTGGGGCGGGCTGCTCGCCGTCGCCTGGTGGGCGGAGACCCACCCCAACGGCCCGGCCGCCCTGCTGGCGGGGGCGGCGACGGAGGGCAAGGAGGTCCGCTTCGGCGTCCCGTCGTCGGTGCTCTTCGCCGTCTCGACGACCGGCACGTCGACCGGCGCGGTCAACTCGCTGCACGACAGCTACACCGGCCTCGGGGGCGGGGTCGTGCTGCTGAACATGCTGCTCGGCGAGGTCGCGCCGGGCGGGGTCGGCGCAGGCCTGTACGGGATCCTCGTGCTCGCCGTCATCGCCGTGTTCCTCGCCGGGCTCATGGTCGGGCGCACGCCGGAGTACCTCGGCAAGAAGCTCGGCCGGGCGCAGGTGACGGCCGCCGCGATCGCGATCCTCGCGATGCCCACCGTCGTCCTGCTCGGCGCGGGAGCCGCGCTCGCCCAGCCGGGTGAGCTCGAGTCGGCGCTGGCCAACACCGGCGAGCACGGGCTGTCCGAGGTGCTCTACGCGTACGCCTCGGCGGGCAACAACAACGGCAGCGCCTTCGCCGGGCTCACGGTGACGAGCCCGTTCTTCCAGTCCACCCTCGGGCTCGCCATGCTGTTCGGCCGGTTCGTGCCGATCCTGGCGGTGCTCGCGCTGGCCGGCTCGCTCGCCGCGCAGAAGCGCGTCGAACCCGGCGCCGGGACGCTCCCCACCAACGGGCCGCTGTTCGGCGTGCTCGTCGGCGGCACGGTCGTCCTCGTCGCCGCCCTCACCTTCTTCCCTGCTCTGGCCCTCGGGCCCATCGCGGAGGCTCTGGCATGA
- the kdpB gene encoding potassium-transporting ATPase subunit KdpB — MSTDLTRPAGSASSAGHHPPGTLDRRSIVERRELHAQRTGRTVTAGAFSPRQLWQSLPDALRKLDPRAQLRNPVMFVVWVGSVLVTGLAIAHPTVFAWLIAVWLWLTVVFANLAEAVAEGRGKAQAESLRRTRTETAARRLLPDGTEEHVPAPTLRVGDRVVVEAGEVIPGDGDVVEGIATVDESAITGESAPVIRESGGDRSSVTGGTTVLSDRIVVRITTAPGESFVDRMIALVEGAERQKTPNEIALTILLSTLTIIFLLAVVALQPMARYSGAEQSLIVLTALLVCLIPTTIGALLSAIGIAGMDRLVQRNVLATSGRAVEAAGDVDTLLLDKTGTITFGNRRATALHPAPGIGSAELAAAARLSSLADETPEGRSIVELCAKEHDLPPEEDAAGEFVPFTAHTRMSGLDLDGRSVRKGASSAVAQWTTGPGTDAALPPEVGETVDRISADGGTPLVVAERVGGTARVLGVVQLSDVVKPGMRERFAEMRAMGIRTVMITGDNPLTARAIAEEAGVDDHLAEATPEDKMGLIRKEQEGGRLVAMTGDGTNDAPALAQADVGVAMNTGTAAAKEAGNMVDLDSDPTKLIDIVEIGKQLLITRGALTTFSIANDLAKYFAILPAMFAVIYPQLDALNVMRLATPQSAILSAVVFNALIIVALIPLALRGVRYRPSTAAQLLRRNLLIYGVGGVITPFIGIFLVDLLVRLIPGI; from the coding sequence ATGAGCACTGATCTCACCCGCCCCGCCGGCTCCGCAAGCTCCGCCGGCCACCATCCCCCGGGCACTCTCGACCGGCGCTCGATCGTCGAGCGCCGGGAGCTGCACGCGCAGCGCACCGGCCGCACGGTGACAGCGGGCGCGTTCTCCCCGCGCCAGCTCTGGCAGTCGCTGCCCGACGCCCTGCGCAAGCTCGACCCGCGGGCGCAGCTGCGCAACCCGGTGATGTTCGTCGTCTGGGTCGGCTCGGTGCTCGTCACCGGGCTCGCGATCGCGCACCCGACCGTGTTCGCCTGGCTGATCGCCGTCTGGCTGTGGCTCACCGTCGTGTTCGCCAACCTCGCGGAGGCCGTGGCCGAGGGCCGCGGCAAGGCGCAGGCCGAGAGCCTCCGCCGCACGCGCACCGAGACGGCCGCCCGCAGGCTGCTGCCGGACGGGACCGAGGAGCACGTGCCCGCCCCGACCCTGCGCGTCGGCGACCGGGTCGTCGTCGAGGCGGGCGAGGTCATCCCGGGCGACGGCGATGTGGTGGAGGGGATCGCCACTGTCGACGAGTCGGCGATCACCGGCGAGTCGGCCCCCGTGATCCGGGAGTCCGGCGGCGACCGGTCCTCGGTGACCGGTGGCACGACCGTGCTGTCCGACCGGATCGTCGTGCGGATCACCACCGCGCCGGGCGAGTCCTTCGTGGACCGCATGATCGCCCTGGTCGAGGGTGCGGAGCGGCAGAAGACTCCCAACGAGATCGCGCTGACGATCCTGCTGTCGACGTTGACGATCATCTTCCTGCTCGCGGTGGTCGCGCTGCAGCCGATGGCCCGCTACTCCGGTGCCGAGCAGTCGCTGATCGTGCTGACCGCGCTGCTGGTGTGCCTGATCCCGACCACGATCGGCGCGCTGCTGTCCGCGATCGGCATCGCCGGCATGGACCGGCTCGTCCAGCGCAACGTGCTGGCGACCTCGGGGCGTGCGGTGGAGGCCGCGGGGGACGTCGACACGCTGCTGCTGGACAAGACCGGCACGATCACCTTCGGCAACCGGAGGGCGACGGCGCTGCACCCGGCCCCGGGCATCGGCTCGGCGGAGCTCGCCGCGGCCGCCCGGCTGTCCAGCCTGGCCGACGAGACCCCCGAGGGCCGCAGCATCGTCGAGCTGTGCGCGAAGGAGCACGACCTGCCCCCGGAGGAGGACGCGGCCGGCGAGTTCGTCCCGTTCACCGCGCACACCCGGATGTCCGGGCTCGACCTGGACGGCCGCAGCGTCCGCAAGGGCGCGAGCTCGGCCGTCGCGCAGTGGACAACGGGACCGGGGACCGACGCCGCGTTGCCGCCCGAGGTCGGCGAGACCGTCGACCGGATCAGCGCCGACGGCGGCACGCCGCTCGTCGTCGCCGAGCGGGTGGGCGGCACGGCCCGGGTGCTCGGGGTCGTCCAGCTCTCCGACGTGGTCAAGCCGGGCATGCGCGAGCGGTTCGCGGAGATGCGGGCGATGGGCATCCGGACGGTGATGATCACCGGGGACAACCCGCTGACGGCACGCGCGATCGCGGAGGAGGCCGGGGTGGACGACCACCTCGCCGAGGCGACGCCCGAGGACAAGATGGGCCTGATCCGCAAGGAGCAGGAGGGCGGGCGCCTCGTCGCGATGACCGGCGACGGCACGAACGACGCTCCCGCGCTCGCCCAGGCCGACGTCGGTGTCGCGATGAACACCGGCACGGCAGCGGCGAAGGAAGCCGGGAACATGGTCGACCTCGACTCGGACCCGACGAAGCTCATCGACATCGTCGAGATCGGCAAGCAGCTGCTGATCACCCGGGGCGCGCTGACCACCTTCAGCATCGCCAACGACCTGGCGAAGTACTTCGCGATCCTGCCGGCGATGTTCGCGGTCATCTACCCGCAGCTCGACGCGCTGAACGTCATGCGGCTCGCCACGCCGCAGTCGGCGATCCTCTCGGCGGTCGTGTTCAACGCGCTGATCATCGTCGCGTTGATCCCGCTCGCCCTGCGCGGCGTGCGGTACCGCCCGTCGACCGCGGCCCAGCTGCTGCGGCGCAACCTCCTGATCTACGGCGTGGGCGGCGTGATCACCCCGTTCATCGGGATCTTCCTCGTCGACCTGCTCGTTCGACTCATCCCCGGGATCTGA
- a CDS encoding MFS transporter: protein MAVLAAMCVGMFLVLLDVTVVNVALPSIASGLGADPAATQWIVDAYAVAIAGLLLAGGTVGDRIGHRRVVLTGLGVFGVASVACGLATGPGMLIAARAAQGAGAALLLPGSLAVITEAFPDRAARARALGIWAAVSSLALPAGPLLGGFLVSSGDWRLIFLVNVPVVLAALVAVPRLVPAGTARPERRGDAPGAVLAAVGLVAAVFTVIDAGEHGFRPLTVAGLAVALVCVAGFVARERHANAPMLPLDLLRLPAFVGPNLAAGAMNLVVNGLLFVTTLFLQGVQHRGPVAAGVALLPMFVPLAFLAPPAGRLVARFGPRPLLVGGALVAALGAAGYALLEPASGYLTLLPALVGLGVGAGLFTAPVVAAAMSAVPAERSGLASGINNTARQTGTALGVAVFGAVAGGTAVPGAFVHGVHVLAGLGAAVWIAVVPLVAWSVRRSSPTSTRSG from the coding sequence ATGGCTGTTCTCGCAGCGATGTGCGTCGGCATGTTCCTCGTGCTGCTCGACGTCACCGTGGTCAACGTCGCGCTGCCGTCCATCGCGAGCGGGCTGGGCGCCGACCCGGCGGCGACGCAGTGGATCGTCGACGCCTACGCCGTGGCCATCGCAGGCCTGCTGCTGGCCGGCGGCACCGTCGGCGACCGGATCGGGCACCGCCGGGTGGTGCTCACCGGGCTCGGGGTCTTCGGCGTGGCGTCGGTGGCCTGCGGGCTGGCGACCGGGCCCGGCATGCTGATCGCGGCGCGAGCCGCACAGGGTGCCGGGGCGGCCCTGCTCCTGCCCGGCAGCCTCGCGGTCATCACCGAGGCCTTCCCGGACCGCGCAGCCCGGGCCAGGGCACTCGGGATCTGGGCCGCCGTGTCGTCACTCGCGCTCCCCGCGGGACCGCTGCTGGGCGGGTTCCTGGTGTCCTCCGGTGACTGGCGGCTGATCTTCCTGGTGAACGTCCCCGTTGTGCTCGCGGCACTGGTCGCCGTCCCCAGGCTGGTCCCCGCCGGCACCGCCCGTCCCGAACGCCGTGGCGACGCCCCCGGTGCCGTGCTCGCCGCGGTCGGTCTCGTCGCCGCGGTGTTCACCGTCATCGACGCGGGTGAGCACGGATTCCGGCCCCTGACGGTCGCGGGTCTGGCCGTGGCACTGGTCTGCGTGGCCGGGTTCGTCGCGCGCGAGCGGCACGCGAACGCCCCGATGCTCCCGCTCGACCTGCTGCGCCTGCCCGCGTTCGTCGGGCCGAACCTCGCGGCGGGTGCGATGAACCTCGTCGTCAACGGGCTGCTGTTCGTCACGACGCTGTTCCTGCAGGGCGTCCAGCACCGGGGGCCGGTCGCGGCCGGTGTCGCCCTGCTGCCGATGTTCGTGCCGCTGGCGTTCCTCGCGCCGCCGGCCGGGCGGCTGGTCGCCCGGTTCGGCCCCCGCCCGCTGCTCGTCGGCGGGGCGCTGGTCGCGGCGCTCGGTGCTGCCGGCTACGCACTCCTCGAACCGGCGAGCGGCTACCTGACGCTGCTGCCGGCGCTGGTGGGGTTGGGGGTCGGGGCGGGCCTGTTCACCGCGCCGGTGGTGGCGGCCGCGATGTCTGCCGTGCCCGCCGAGCGGTCCGGGCTGGCCAGCGGCATCAACAACACCGCCAGGCAGACGGGCACGGCGCTCGGGGTCGCGGTCTTCGGCGCCGTCGCCGGGGGCACCGCGGTGCCCGGCGCGTTCGTCCACGGCGTGCACGTGCTGGCCGGGCTCGGCGCGGCCGTGTGGATCGCCGTCGTGCCGCTGGTCGCGTGGTCGGTCAGGCGATCGTCACCGACATCGACCCGATCCGGCTGA
- a CDS encoding fumarylacetoacetate hydrolase family protein, which produces MKLALFDDNRLGVVTAEDRIVDVTDALPGPHDPDPVTAGWWRGLCRDFATLSGALRAAAETGRPRPLTDVALRAPVLGTSKVVAAAMNYGEHVSEMHEVQERTLGRVEAWMMDFDVFLKAPSSIVGPGATITLPPDAVAAGHEVHHESELVVVIGSGGKDIPVEKAMDAVLGFTAGLDITVRSAADRSRRKSYDGFSPLGPWLVTADEIGDGSDLDIRLTCGGTVRQEVNTRDMITPVPAIVAYASSMMTLLPGDVLFTGAPPGVGPIAPGERLEMTISRIGSMSVTIA; this is translated from the coding sequence GTGAAGCTCGCCCTGTTCGACGACAACCGGCTCGGCGTCGTGACCGCGGAGGACAGGATCGTCGACGTCACGGACGCGCTGCCCGGCCCGCACGACCCCGACCCGGTCACCGCGGGCTGGTGGCGCGGCCTGTGCCGGGACTTCGCGACGCTCTCCGGAGCCCTCCGTGCGGCCGCCGAGACCGGCCGGCCTCGGCCGCTCACCGACGTCGCCCTGCGCGCCCCGGTGCTCGGGACGTCGAAGGTGGTGGCCGCGGCGATGAACTACGGCGAGCACGTCTCCGAGATGCACGAGGTGCAGGAGCGCACGCTCGGCCGCGTCGAGGCCTGGATGATGGACTTCGACGTCTTCCTCAAGGCGCCCTCGTCGATCGTCGGCCCGGGCGCCACGATCACGCTCCCGCCCGACGCGGTGGCGGCCGGGCACGAGGTGCACCACGAGTCCGAGCTGGTCGTCGTGATCGGCAGCGGTGGGAAGGACATCCCGGTCGAGAAGGCGATGGACGCCGTGCTCGGCTTCACCGCCGGCCTGGACATCACGGTGCGGAGCGCGGCCGACCGCTCCCGGCGCAAGAGCTACGACGGGTTCAGCCCACTCGGTCCCTGGCTCGTCACCGCCGACGAGATCGGGGACGGCTCGGACCTCGACATCCGGCTGACCTGCGGCGGCACCGTCCGGCAGGAGGTGAACACGCGGGACATGATCACGCCGGTGCCGGCGATCGTCGCATACGCCTCGTCGATGATGACGCTCCTGCCGGGTGACGTGCTGTTCACCGGTGCGCCGCCCGGCGTCGGCCCGATCGCCCCGGGCGAGCGGCTGGAGATGACGATCAGCCGGATCGGGTCGATGTCGGTGACGATCGCCTGA
- a CDS encoding potassium-transporting ATPase subunit C, with protein MLTMLSRQMGAALRMLLVATVVLGLVYPLAVWGVAHVPGLATQAEGSIIVRADGTPVGSTLIGIDPVAADPANDPYFHTRPSASAEDVLGPGDPSTSGGSNRGGFDDDLLAAVEQRREAIAQREGVDPDQVPADAVTASASGVDPHISPEYAELQVPRVARVTGLGEEELRQLVAASTQHAVLGIFGADGVNVTELNLAIAG; from the coding sequence ATGTTGACCATGCTCAGCCGCCAGATGGGCGCCGCGCTGCGGATGCTCCTCGTGGCGACCGTCGTACTCGGGTTGGTCTACCCGCTGGCCGTATGGGGCGTGGCACACGTGCCCGGCCTGGCGACGCAGGCGGAGGGCTCGATCATCGTTCGAGCCGACGGCACGCCCGTCGGGTCGACGCTGATCGGGATCGACCCCGTGGCCGCGGACCCGGCGAACGACCCGTACTTCCACACCCGGCCATCGGCGTCCGCGGAGGACGTGCTCGGCCCCGGCGACCCCTCCACGTCGGGTGGGTCGAACAGGGGTGGCTTCGACGATGATCTCCTCGCTGCCGTCGAGCAGCGCCGCGAGGCGATCGCGCAGCGCGAGGGCGTCGACCCCGACCAGGTGCCGGCCGACGCCGTCACGGCCTCGGCGTCCGGCGTCGACCCGCACATCTCTCCGGAGTACGCGGAGCTGCAGGTGCCTCGGGTGGCCCGCGTGACGGGCCTCGGCGAGGAGGAGCTGCGGCAGCTGGTCGCAGCGAGCACGCAGCACGCCGTGCTGGGGATCTTCGGTGCCGACGGCGTGAACGTGACGGAGCTGAACCTCGCCATCGCGGGGTAG
- a CDS encoding cation diffusion facilitator family transporter gives MESHGHGHGHGHGHGHSFRDRLREVFRPHSHDAADSIDAALAASAEGIRALKVSLLVLGATALAQLVVVLVSGSAALLADTIHNFSDALTAVPLWVAFVLGRRAATRRYTYGYGRAEDLAGVFIVAMIALSAVVAGYESIRRLLEPQPVENVGVVLAAGLIGFAGNELVAVHRIRVGRRIGSAALVADGLHARTDGFTSLAVVGAALGVMAGFPLADPIVGLLITIAILVVLRGAAVDIYRRLMDAVDPRLVDTAETAVRAVPGVLAMEELRLRWSGHRVRAEVGIAVDAGLDVVAAHDIATAVQHRLLHDVPRLVAATVHVGPHGDDHHAVLAHHPSALEAGAITR, from the coding sequence GTGGAATCGCACGGTCATGGGCACGGACACGGTCACGGGCACGGGCACTCGTTCCGGGACCGGCTGCGGGAGGTGTTCCGGCCACACAGCCATGACGCCGCCGACTCGATCGACGCGGCGCTCGCGGCGAGCGCCGAGGGCATCCGCGCACTGAAGGTCAGCCTGCTCGTGCTCGGGGCCACGGCGCTGGCGCAGCTGGTCGTCGTGCTGGTGTCCGGATCCGCGGCACTGCTGGCCGACACGATCCACAACTTCTCCGACGCGCTGACGGCGGTGCCGCTGTGGGTCGCGTTCGTGCTCGGCCGCCGCGCGGCCACCCGCCGCTACACCTACGGCTACGGGCGCGCCGAGGACCTCGCCGGGGTGTTCATCGTGGCGATGATCGCGCTCTCCGCGGTCGTCGCGGGTTACGAGTCGATCCGCCGGCTCCTGGAGCCGCAGCCCGTCGAGAACGTCGGGGTCGTGCTCGCGGCGGGCCTGATCGGGTTCGCCGGCAACGAGCTCGTCGCGGTCCACCGCATCCGGGTGGGGCGGCGCATCGGGTCGGCGGCGCTGGTGGCCGACGGCCTGCACGCCCGCACGGACGGCTTCACCTCGCTCGCCGTGGTCGGGGCCGCGCTCGGCGTGATGGCGGGCTTCCCCCTCGCAGACCCGATCGTCGGGCTGCTGATCACCATCGCCATCCTCGTGGTCCTGCGCGGCGCGGCCGTGGACATCTACCGGCGGCTCATGGACGCGGTCGACCCCCGGCTCGTCGACACGGCCGAGACCGCCGTCCGGGCCGTTCCGGGTGTCCTTGCGATGGAGGAGCTGCGGCTGCGCTGGTCGGGGCACCGGGTGCGGGCGGAGGTCGGGATCGCCGTCGACGCGGGCCTGGACGTCGTCGCGGCGCACGACATCGCCACCGCGGTGCAGCACCGGCTGCTGCACGACGTGCCCAGGCTCGTCGCGGCCACCGTGCACGTCGGCCCGCACGGTGACGATCACCACGCCGTCCTCGCCCACCATCCGAGCGCGCTGGAAGCCGGCGCCATCACACGCTGA
- a CDS encoding ArsR/SmtB family transcription factor codes for MTQRLGERDVAAIARLFGDPARARILMALADGRSLAASVLADEAGVSPSATSGHLVQLREANLVVVERSGRHRYHRLARPEVAEALEALATLAPAQPIRSLREHTRAAALRDARTCYDHLAGRIGVEVTAALVDRGALESTDGVRDTRRRAGDALSAPLPTHPYRLGPAAGPTLAALGVDLDELRAQPSRRPLLRFCLDWSEQRHHLGGRLGAALLTAFVERGWITRTRRRRVLDLTDRGARYLQDELGLDSAVSRVHRSSGA; via the coding sequence ATGACCCAGAGGCTCGGCGAGCGCGATGTGGCGGCGATCGCGCGGCTCTTCGGCGATCCCGCCCGGGCGCGCATCCTCATGGCACTGGCCGACGGACGGTCCCTCGCCGCGTCCGTCCTCGCGGACGAGGCGGGCGTCTCGCCGTCGGCCACCAGCGGTCATCTCGTCCAGCTGCGCGAGGCGAACCTCGTGGTCGTCGAACGGTCCGGCCGGCACCGCTACCACCGGCTCGCCCGCCCCGAGGTCGCCGAGGCGCTGGAGGCGCTCGCCACCCTCGCCCCCGCCCAGCCGATCCGCTCGCTGCGCGAGCACACCCGCGCCGCCGCGCTGCGCGACGCCCGCACCTGCTACGACCACCTCGCGGGCCGCATCGGCGTCGAGGTGACGGCCGCGCTCGTCGACCGCGGCGCCCTCGAATCCACCGACGGAGTGCGCGACACCCGCCGCCGCGCGGGCGACGCCCTCTCCGCCCCGCTGCCGACCCACCCCTACCGGCTCGGCCCGGCGGCGGGGCCGACGTTGGCTGCCCTCGGGGTCGATCTCGACGAGCTCCGCGCCCAGCCGTCCCGGCGCCCGCTGCTGCGCTTCTGCCTCGACTGGAGCGAGCAGCGCCACCACCTCGGCGGGCGGCTCGGGGCGGCGCTGCTCACCGCGTTCGTCGAGCGCGGATGGATCACCCGGACCCGCAGGCGCCGGGTCCTCGATCTCACCGACCGGGGCGCCCGCTACCTGCAGGACGAGCTCGGGCTCGACAGCGCGGTCAGCCGGGTCCACCGCTCATCCGGCGCGTAG
- the kdpF gene encoding K(+)-transporting ATPase subunit F, whose product MIVENVIGGLLAAALIVYLVIALVRPERF is encoded by the coding sequence GTGATCGTCGAGAACGTGATCGGCGGGCTGCTCGCGGCCGCGCTGATCGTCTACCTGGTCATCGCTCTCGTCCGACCGGAGCGCTTCTGA